From the genome of Phlebotomus papatasi isolate M1 chromosome 2, Ppap_2.1, whole genome shotgun sequence:
taaactaaatattaatgtactctcttTAGTACACAATAGactccacttaggactacatttttgccatagaaaACATCCTGCTCCGATAtctctaaatgccttatttttttatttttgtcagaaaattttccagaaaaaatgCTCCGTTTTTTGACCAGATTGTTACTATGTGGGGGAAGGAGAGGTGGGACGTCTTTGGAATGTATGGGtgaaatgtccgctaggatggcctctaaaacatattcaaaaatgaaaagcaTCGATGGTTTAGTTCTTCAGatattcctaaaagagtggtttctagaggggaaggatagacgttgaGATGAAATTGAAGCGACATATGGATTCCTTgtatcaacttatggggggggtggtacttagaacattccaagtcgatatcatcatcagtttgttgagaaaataagttttttggcaaaaatttgcaagatttcatgtgatttgaaaatgacaaaaatcaaaaaaataaagcattatGAGGTATCGGAGCTGGAtgtcttctatggcaaaaatgtagtcctaaatggagtctattgtgtgctgaagacaatacattaatatttagtttagtttagtttatatgatttttcaaaagttgctttcttaggtcatttttgagaaattttagtttgattttgtttttccgcccccaaggattttttgaaaaaatatcgcaaaattttcaagttgaagcacaactacttacctttccaacggatgcccATTTGTTAAGTTCTGTGcactagaaccggaggaataaaTTGGTAATAtgtgacaaaacagcaaaaacaaaaacaaattaattaaagaaaattgtgacgtataggagtAAAACcagaacagattcttgatcaggggactcgactctaccaaacgtaccatgtgagatccgtgtgccaaaaatcgtgttgcatagtgttattgtatataaaaggagttttgcaaaaaaaatcgttacaattcttatacatatgttttatgctctagtgcttttcctacatatttttggggttggccccggaacaaaagttgttacctttgccaatacccattcgatggtataggtctcattgtggcgaaaggttggaccgttttgcccattgtcctttgatTCATTATACaaaatatgataaatatttatatatacattgggacctcgatagagtcaacccccgatagagtcaacagttattttttttgctctacggactccgatagagtcaacttgggcccaaattgactccgatagagtcaacttttcctttattattgaactaataatattgtatgactttttcgaaattaaaatcagtgttttggtgtatcaatgtaactttttaacacaagaaaaacaatattatgataaaattcgtatattagccgtgtaatcaaatttcgacaaaatatttttttcgtgattttaagcgttttgaccgattgaaagttttcttatattttctctcttgtcttaagattttttgattaagccctatgatcccgtatgtcgtgttttcctgtaatcacaaaaaaaaacgattttggcgCTGAAACGGGAGGGGTAGGAAGGAAATgaggtcataataataatacccAGGTTGACTTTAcggggtcatctgaagactctaagtagatatctctaaccatttagcgcccatttttcagtagaagaagaaaatgagaaaaactgGTTTTGTTGCTCTTTctgtgaagtttagagccatagttatgtcataacgaaaagaacaactatcaatctcttctttcatacaataaaagttaaaaataaattctaattaataacgttaattgcatcagaattttcaacaaataaaTATCTACCgaagctcttctaaaaaaaaagtgaaaaaagaaatctttaatacaccatttccttatcttggCATCGTaaatggacctcaatattattaCATGTAtagtaattttcaattgatatttACTAATgataaaaacattctgtaaaatgattccttaatctccaacttttgcccaaatatacgacttttttggaccagagggtgtagaatttatgggttaatagtactcctttatatcaaaatttcacattttaattgattttttttctgactccgatagagtcaccgaatccaatggagtcaacaggcctggaaataataattagttgactctatcgaggtcccactgtatttaatATTGTCTCGTGAACTTGATGTCTTCAATACTATCTGCTACCTGACCTAAATGACAAATTCCACTTCCTATCTTCAACTACTAGGAGTTCCGGCTTGAAAGAATACGGATTGaaaaaatttgatatgaattgcctaccattgggagctcatttataaaataatttttgaaatgcccctaattgtatgcaaatattctttcacgcggtaaattttaaatacatttcttatgaaccatTGGCGCTAAAAAATCGGCGCCGAAAATgtcttgcatacatcacggcgtttccataACTTATCTCAAAGATATCTCTTGCAGATATGTAATTTTACTTTGTCACTGTAATTAATTTCCAGTCTTTTTTTCGAtcccgaaaaattctttcaaagcagACCTCCCTGTAAGAATTTAATTAGGAATTTTATCATTCAAAAGTTTACGGGGTTTTCACTGGATTGCCTTTCTCAGGTGCATGAGAACATTTGTGGAGGCATCTCTGAATGGGGGCCAGAAGACGAGGAGGACAAAGGCACAGAAGGGAGGAGGTGCAGCTAGGAGGGATAGGAAGCGGGATGAGAGTAGTGATAGTGAGGAGGAAGAAGTCCCTGAGAGATATCCAACGATAGCCATTCAACTGTTAGACCTCATGCATACTCTGCACACGCGGACAGCTCAGATCTTTCGCTGGTGGGCAGAAGAAGGTGGAGTTCTGCCACATGGTGGTGCTCTATGGGCTCAGGGATGGTGTCCGTTGCTACAGGGTATTGCCCGATTGGCTACGGATCAGAGAAGGCAAGTGCGGACAAGTGCTATCACGTGCCTCCAAAGAGCTCTCCTGGTTCATGATTTGCAAACACTGAGTGGACCAGAATGGGCAGGGTGTTTCAAACAGGTGCTATTTCCTCTGTTGTCGGATCTCCTGTCTGAATCCCCAGCTCCTAGTGATCCTAGTCTTCTGGAAGAGAGTCGCATGCGAACAGCTACGATCATGTCTAAGGTCTTTCTCCATCATCTAACTCCGTTGATTGGATTGACGAATTTTGCTGAGCTCTGGCTGGAGATTCTGGACTATATTGAGAGATTCATGAAGGTGGGGAGTGATTTGTTGTACGAGGCTATGTTGGAGAGCCTCAAGAATGTGCTCCTGGTGATGCATTCCGTGAGAGTATTTCATGCAGCTGATGGAGTAAGTCATACTCCTCTCTGGGATGTCACGTGGTCAAGGATCTCGATGTTTCTGCCCAGCCTCAAGGAGGAACTCTTCAAGGATGAGGGTGTGTTGATCTTTAGGGGATttgcaattgtttttttttctacttaaggtatttttttcagTTGAACTTCCTGGACAGTCTTCTGCAACTGCTGCTTTTATTCCAACCACGGAAAATGCAGCAGTTACTCCAAAGACCAGTATCATCCTGCAGCCACCGGTGATGAATCAGGAATCCTCTTCAGCTGCTGTTCCTCTTTTAATTGGTCGGGTGAGTTATTTTgtctttttcaaataatttcccATAGCAAACTTGTCCCGCAGCTGAGAAGTTCTCTTGATCCTGAGCTATCcagcaaattaattttttttaagctttaaTTGGCTTTAAATCTCCTCTATTTTTTCAAAGCTGGTCGCCAGGAGCTTTAGTCCCTTAAGTGAATGAGGTAAAAAAGAGCTTGGCTGTTAATCCTTTCATTccgtacacggtaaaaaatttcggcacgtatttgttccaaaaattagctcgtccacggacaccataatttttggaacaaatttgtatcttctaggaggaacaaaaagatacccaatattagtaacgaatttgttccaataaatagctcgtctaaTATAAAAGCGTATCCCTTCCTCTcgcactcagtcacccgtcatcgaagtgaagaggacgcaaaatctgtggcaattttcgtgctacatggtttcacttttttaattcgagattcccttcccctcttgcTGCCAGCACTCCTTGTAGCCGATCGggcgcaaagtttcacagtaacagaaaattccctggaatttgtcttctatttttccgcgagagtttccgtggaaaaaaacgctaatattccgcttggaattctgcggagttatcagcttttttcgcgtggatttcctggaaaaaagtccaaggaattttcttgcaacatatctgagagcattccctgaaaattgattcaaaatttcctttgaatattccgagtatattttctgatatctttccgacgAAGactctgcaattatttttcgccctaacgctataattcttgcgagctagacataatcaaatgaacgatatggtagcaatattttcaactcaaaagtagaacaattgagtgttcgtctgatagatgaatactctccaagttctaagctgccaattggcactgatcgtccatttatttgtggatgttttttttttaagtgaaaattctcTATGTaagttccacgaaatttttaatcaatttttggaattattttgaagaaaaatatatttgaaaaatccactagaaaagtcgtggaattccgtattaaaccacggaagcctctaaggccgttgcatggaaatttccacggataattttgtggaaatatagaggatttttccgaatttttaaagggctgactgccgattatacgctaaaaatccataggaaaagccgcGGAAATATTCGTcggagaaaagtccatggaaactcgcggacatttcttattagacggtcctatacagagttccgcaaacgtccatggaacgctaggaagaaaaTTAGCgccaaattccatctcggaagcctacgcggatttttagcggtaaaatccagggaattccacgcggatttttagcggtaaaatcagcggacatggcagaaaaagCTGCTGGAAACCCAGTGGAATCGCTGCGGCCGTTAGCTATAGggctcgcatatgatttcgtcatgcacgcgtctgtataaaacactcttaagttgattcttatttgatgttccttatgaattttcgccaccgaaatccatctcgactgaagtataggccttaactgtaagacgaaatcacttaaacgggtttgttcccgacaatggaaACAAAATGATTCCCCATATCAGTAACAATTTGGTTCCAAatattacctcgtccacggacatcgaaaatttttggaacaaatatgttacagatgtaggaataatattgttataaaagagatggcaaagcgtcccagctttgcggaatgctcgaactcacgagacagagctcactgtgaatttgctttttgcataatcttttggaatcactgatctactagagattaaattgatttataaatcaatcacaaaagcatttgaaaatcaaaaaatcggtacttaaccgatacattaccgatgaaaaccgatgcagccggattctaatttgcaatacttttctaaaaaataaaattttaagcaaaaagaaaaatgagccttccaaagtagttgaccttcaactggactagctctaagacatatccgaaaatcattgaaaaagcttgggccaattttttgcaaaattggaaaaactttgtttttcgggaatgttaataatatgggatgtaaaattattcaaaaatcggtacttaaccggttcattaccgattatgaccgatgcagtcgggttcaaaatttcaatatctttccaaaaaatccaaatttaaccaaatcggttgaaaaacggatcttccaaagtgattgaactttgaccttcaataattcaaaatggcgaattttccggtcatagatatgtttggacgaaatgttcgccaggactagctctaagacatatccaaaaatcattgaaaaagcttgggccaattttttgcaaaattggaaacaCCTactttttgacctatttttgagggatagggaacgtatgaaatgggaggggggaaaaataaagaggttgggtacgagataatgtcatttgaggaaaggtcaccgaagaccggaagttgatatctcttaccgtttaagttccataacagtgcaaagttgaaaaaaaagtcgattatacagtagactctctcaaattcgggcatatgggaccgaaatgtcagccgaattagacagaaattcgggcgacaaactttttgaaatgcaacgattttttattcatgtggaTGTAGATATTGAGCTTACATacttatatataacgtaaattgcatgaaaatccctcaataatgcaaaatcacatcaaaactaagacaaaccatgccaaatttgagcatatttgattcatttgataatcataatcaaacttgaaaaatgacaacttttttcaaatgtaaccgctgcccgaattaagaagtagcccgatcttaaaagagccgaatttgcgagagtctactgtataactgctctctctttgagttcgagcagtaaaatatgaaCCAATTtggacagtgggaacaaaacagccgagtgcaacaaattctgttccaaatttcgggaacaaatttgtataaaacgaaatcaactcaaatttgtagacattccattgcattgtatcaaaacggttccaaaagaaaactctaacaaaattgtacctgtattttgtaacgaaactgtaaagaacactttttggaacaaacaaatatcttctctaggtacaaattgattccaaaaaaatttgttccaaggaaattgttccaatattttggtcagtgtccaaaagtttttaccgtgtatgaTTTGCATTTGCATCAGAATTTCTGTAAATTTTGAGggtgttttttttcgaaatatttttttttgtaggcaTGTCCTCCAGTAGTAGCACCATCAGTTCCTGTCATTCTGCATCAAACACCACCCCTTCAGCAACCTCAATTTGTAGAGAGTCTCCCGGAAACGCCGAAGCGAGAAGTGCAGCAACTTTTTCTTAATCCTGACTTTACCAATGTCATTGAACTGCCAGTGACTCCTCCAGTGCAGGAACCTGGAGTGCCAATGAGTCACCTTCTGGCGGGAAATCAGTATCCATCTCTGACCAAGGTGCCACCGAATATTGCCCAGAGTTTTGCGCCAGTTTTTGTTCAGCCACAAAACATGCAATCCGACAGTGACATTTACAGTGACTACGTGAAAAATCCCTACAATCTTACGCTGCAAGCGGAGGCTGGGGAGGAGGAGGAAGAGAAGAAGCCGGAACTGCCAGAGGGTAACCGAGTATTGGGATCTTCGGAAGCAATGGCAAATTCCAGGGAGTCAAATGTTTTTCAATCGGCCAATTATTTTGGAAACGACACTGGAGTCATTCCACCGGGGTCAGAAGTATTCTTTGGAGGACCCTAAGAGCATTTCTCCaggaatttgaagaaaaaaaaaggagattGAAGAGTCATGCAATTTATCTGTTgctagatttttaattttactatgttaTTGTATTATGAGTAAATTATTGGACGAATTGGACACAATAAACTAATCATTTTGTGGTATAAAATCTATTTATTCCAAGCCCTATGAAGATCCAGCTTCCTTCTGTAAAATCCCCAGGACATTCTCAATCGTTGTGCAACCTTTCTCCAGGAGTATTATCTTCTGGCGGGATTTTGAACCTCTGTCGAGAGATACATCACTTTTCCTAAGCCCAAGAGTGTCTGCGAGGAATTTTACCAGCTCCGTGTTGGCTTGTCCTTCGACTGGAGGAGCACAGATCTGAATCCCAACGCCGTCTTCACTGACATCTGTTATTTGACTGTGCTTGGCGCCGGGTTTTGCATTCACCCGGATGTATATGCATCCATTCTTGTCTGTCGATACTGGAGAGACTTCCTGAGgggctttttgggattgctgGTCAGACTTCCCGGAACTTCCTTTCTGTGATTTCTTCGttttggatgacattctctCAATTCTACAGAATGCTCCAAACGCCTGGTGGTCTCGTAAATTTCTAAATGCTTTAAGAGTAACTATCATTCGGATTTATCACagattttgtgaataatttttattttaataaaaacacgTCAGAAGCGCATTTTTGTAAACAAACCCAGCTGGACATCATACAtcgaatatttgaatttgcaacTGCCCGGCCAACACAGTGTTAACAACTAGCTGCTAGTTGTTAACAGAAATAGTAACAGCGCTGTTAATTTGCCGAACAAACATCACCAACTTTAACACGAAAATGTCATAGGAGCAGCACTCTTGGTGGATGATAGATGAACTAGCTAATAGAATTCTAACAGCGTTGTTACAATTCtgttaattcttttttactttccattggctcattttttttcttatttcgttaaaaaaaaacataaattcactgtaaaaaatctattttatttaaaaaaaaaattatattactaaaatttcataaaagtaACTAGGTTACTATATTatcatttaattgatttttttaattatcttaaaaaaTTGCATGGAGTATATGgattggaaaaaatttaaaaacaaaaaaaaaagaaaaaaacaatttaaacttAACTGTAAAGATTATTAAGCTTAGATAAAATATCGCTGTTTAAACGCCCTGGAGACTCGGTGATTGGATGACTTGGAGAGGTTTCAGGACTTTCACTTAACTTATTGTCGCAGTCTTTGATGACTTGTAACATTACCAGCAGCCTTGTTGCTTCATCCTCCCTTGTCCaagaaaattgttgaaaattttgaaatgtatcTTCGGGAATGTCCATCGTAGCCTTTTGAAAACCATATCTGttccaaagaagaaaaaaatgtaagagaTAAGGGAGTGAATAGAAGGAGATCTTCCCAAGTCTCTTGACCAGGATTCTTCTTAAACagcaaaaaaaagataaaaatcgtgagttttctaagattttctcaaatttttaaaacttaagtATATAATGTTCCTgaacaaaaatcattgaaaaaggaGTAGATGTTTTAGAAAGGGAAAATTGAAGCTGAAAGTCGCGATCTTCAGTCTCCTATCCAAAAATTTGTCCAAGAACCATAAGAAACTTTAGTTCAAGAGattccatgtatttttttttatttcttttaaagattgcaattcaaattttctagacTATACTAACAGGAGAGGACCTACTTTAAGAGTGATAATTAAGACTACAATACACTCCAAATGTTCTCTTGGTCCTGACCAGAAACTTGTCAAATAACAAGACGATTTTCGTAGTTTTTGAGGTTTTAGGTCAAACTTCCTagacaaaaattaatgaaaaaggaAGAACCGTCCTGAAAGTTTTCTAATAAAGAATTTACTAAACAGAGTAAACCGGAGTTCCAcggattttctctaatttcCAAGGTTCCAGAATTAACTTCCTGGACAAACGTATCTGAAATTGGAAGATTTGATGTAGAAAGGAATAATTGAGGCTAATATCCACATC
Proteins encoded in this window:
- the LOC129803162 gene encoding UPF0235 protein C15orf40 homolog, encoding MIVTLKAFRNLRDHQAFGAFCRIERMSSKTKKSQKGSSGKSDQQSQKAPQEVSPVSTDKNGCIYIRVNAKPGAKHSQITDVSEDGVGIQICAPPVEGQANTELVKFLADTLGLRKSDVSLDRGSKSRQKIILLEKGCTTIENVLGILQKEAGSS